The following proteins are co-located in the Paenibacillus sp. JNUCC32 genome:
- a CDS encoding GntR family transcriptional regulator: protein MRLLIQINENSAEPLYHQIETQLRSLIISGQIEEGTLLPSIREFAGDLKCSVITVRRVYQDLENEGLLRTRQGTGTFVAGVGDQAREQYKRDAVIEALRDAVDKGLAVQFNEDEMKEMFMEVVREKYDAKGGR from the coding sequence GTGCGACTTCTGATACAGATCAATGAAAATAGCGCAGAGCCTTTATATCACCAGATTGAAACACAGCTGCGCTCGCTCATTATTAGCGGTCAAATCGAGGAGGGAACGTTATTGCCATCCATTAGGGAATTTGCCGGAGATCTGAAGTGTAGCGTCATTACGGTGCGCAGGGTGTATCAGGATCTTGAGAATGAAGGATTGCTGCGAACGAGGCAAGGCACGGGAACCTTTGTTGCCGGCGTCGGCGACCAAGCCCGAGAACAATATAAACGCGATGCGGTCATTGAGGCATTAAGGGATGCCGTAGATAAAGGGCTTGCCGTTCAATTCAATGAAGATGAGATGAAAGAGATGTTCATGGAAGTTGT